The Xenopus tropicalis strain Nigerian chromosome 7, UCB_Xtro_10.0, whole genome shotgun sequence genome includes a region encoding these proteins:
- the pih1d1 gene encoding PIH1 domain-containing protein 1 isoform X1, which yields MESDKSLLSAELNSEFEQALYEQMLLKAKQEIQNRLPSTPESKQIRPQPGFCIKTRTSENAKIFINICKTNDIPAPPDLSEVELVNILESDDPSGYRVPMSIGEPHVEVDNSGNGCTVYEIVINSTFFDKMKSNELFREFFITVAMEGLENKYEMELSRDWRMLKNRKFMGSISDQNIRTKSKPIIQEMDTSASQKPQSKPLISEIKSSPEVPKYTIVAEPAEGHPSFLVAEISLPKVTSVRSLVLDLGEDRIVLWGRPDLYHLDIFLPYNIAQEESGAQFNRDTKVLTITMPVQPI from the exons ATGGAATCGGACAAATCCTTGCTGTCAGCAGAGTTAAATTCTGAGTTTGAGCAGGCTCTTTATGAGCAAATGTTATTAAAG GCTAAGCAAGAGATACAGAACAGATTACCCAGCACTCCTGAATCAAAACAGATCCGACCACAACCAG GTTTCTGCATTAAGACCCGGACCTCTGAAAATGCAAAGATCTTTATAAATATCTGCAAGACAAATGACATCCCAGCACCCCCAGATTTAAGTGAGGTGGAGCTGGTTAACATCTTGGAATCTGATGACCCTTCAGGATACCGTGTTCCTATGAGCATTGGAGAACCACATGTGGAAGTAGACAATA gtgGGAACGGCTGCACAGTGTATGAAATTGTCATAAACAGCACTTTCTTTGATAAGATGAAG AGCAATGAGCTGTTCAGGGAATTTTTCATCACAGTGGCAATGGAGGGACTGGAAAACAAGTATGAAATGGAACTCTCTAGAG ACTGGCGAATGCTGAAGAATCGTAAGTTCATGGGATCCATTTCTGATCAAAACATCAGAACAAAATCAAAGCCCATCATTCAGGAAATGGATACAAG tgcatCACAGAAACCTCAGAGCAAGCCCCTCATTTCAGAGATCAAAAG TTCACCAGAGGTGCCAAAGTACACTATTGTGGCAGAGCCGGCTGAAGGGCACCCAAGCTTCCTCGTTGCAGAGATCTCCTTGCCAAAAGTG acatCAGTCAGATCCCTGGTTTTAGACCTTGGTGAAGATCGAATAGTGCTATGGGGAAGGCCAGATTTGTACCACCTGGATATCTTCCTTCCTTACAACATTGCCCAGGAGGAGAGTGGAGCACAGTTCAACCGAGACACAAAA GTGCTGACCATTACCATGCCAGTGCAACCAATATAA
- the pih1d1 gene encoding PIH1 domain-containing protein 1 (The RefSeq protein has 1 substitution compared to this genomic sequence), with product MESDKSLLSAELNSEFEQALYEQMLLKAKQEIQNRLPSTPESKQIRPQPGFCIKTRTSENAKIFINICKTNDIPAPPDLSEVELVNILESDDPSGYRVPMSIGEPHVEVDNSGNGCTVYEIVINSTFFDKMKSNELFREFFITVAMEGLENKYEMELSRDWRMLKNRKFMGSISDQNIRTKSKPIIQEMDTSASQKPQSKPLISEIKSSPEVPKYTIVAEPAEGHPSFLVAEISLPKVTSVRSLVLDLGEDRIVLWGRPDLYNLDIFLPYNIAQEESGAQFNRDTKVLTITMPVQPI from the exons ATGGAATCGGACAAATCCTTGCTGTCAGCAGAGTTAAATTCTGAGTTTGAGCAGGCTCTTTATGAGCAAATGTTATTAAAG GCTAAGCAAGAGATACAGAACAGATTACCCAGCACTCCTGAATCAAAACAGATCCGACCACAACCAG GTTTCTGCATTAAGACCCGGACCTCTGAAAATGCAAAGATCTTTATAAATATCTGCAAGACAAATGACATCCCAGCACCCCCAGATTTAAGTGAGGTGGAGCTGGTTAACATCTTGGAATCTGATGACCCTTCAGGATACCGTGTTCCTATGAGCATTGGAGAACCACATGTGGAAGTAGACAATA gtgGGAACGGCTGCACAGTGTATGAAATTGTCATAAACAGCACTTTCTTTGATAAGATGAAG AGCAATGAGCTGTTCAGGGAATTTTTCATCACAGTGGCAATGGAGGGACTGGAAAACAAGTATGAAATGGAACTCTCTAGAG ACTGGCGAATGCTGAAGAATCGTAAGTTCATGGGATCCATTTCTGATCAAAACATCAGAACAAAATCAAAGCCCATCATTCAGGAAATGGATACAAG tgcatCACAGAAACCTCAGAGCAAGCCCCTCATTTCAGAGATCAAAAG TTCACCAGAGGTGCCAAAGTACACTATTGTGGCAGAGCCGGCTGAAGGGCACCCAAGCTTCCTCGTTGCAGAGATCTCCTTGCCAAAAGTG acatCAGTCAGATCCCTGGTTTTAGACCTTGGTGAAGATCGAATAGTGCTATGGGGAAGGCCAGATTTGTACCACCTGGATATCTTCCTTCCTTACAACATTGCCCAGGAGGAGAGTGGAGCACAGTTCAACCGAGACACAAAA GTGCTGACCATTACCATGCCAGTGCAACCAATATAA
- the prl.2 gene encoding prolactin-2 codes for MASSIRGIMLLALLMSDGFKMRKMASSMPICTPGSFQCQVLLSDLFDRAVKLSHYIHSLSTEMYEDLDQRFSQGRQFLGKSMSSCHTSSLSTPEDKDQALQTHHDDLINLVQKLLRSWNQPLQHLALEAPDNMASKVKEVEEHAKILQGGIDRIAGRMQSNLGDDFYPQWFGPLDPRMPKGDSESYALYHLLHCFRRDSNKIDNYLKILRCRMVHASNC; via the exons ATGGCCAGCTCAATAAGAG GTATCATGCTTCTTGCACTGTTGATGTCTGATGGGTTCAAGATGAGAAAGATGGCGTCCTCTATGCCAATATGCACCCCAGGGAGTTTCCAGTGCCAGGTTCTGCTCAGTGACCTCTTTGACCGAGCCGTAAAGTTATCACACTATATCCATTCTCTGTCCACTGAGATGTACGAAGATCTG GATCAACGGTTCTCCCAGGGCCGCCAGTTTTTGGGCAAATCCATGAGCAGCTGTCACACCTCCTCGCTAAGTACCCCGGAGGACAAGGACCAGGCTTTGCAGACGCAC CACGACGACCTGATTAACCTGGTGCAGAAGTTGCTGCGCTCATGGAACCAACCCCTGCAGCATTTGGCGCTGGAGGCTCCAGACAACATGGCGAGTAAAGTGAAAGAAGTAGAGGAACACGCTAAGATCCTGCAGGGAGGGATTGATAGGATTGCTGGAAGG ATGCAAAGCAATCTGGGAGATGACTTCTACCCTCAGTGGTTCGGCCCGTTGGATCCCAGGATGCCAAAAGGAGATTCGGAGAGTTACGCCCTCTATCACTTGCTGCACTGTTTCCGGAGGGATTCCAACAAGATAGACAACTACCTGAAGATCCTGCGGTGCCGTATGGTGCATGCCAGCAACTGCTAA